Part of the Candidatus Aminicenantes bacterium genome, GCCGAAAAAGATCATCCCGATTGCGATTCCCGCCGCCAATGCCGCCGCCAGTGTCAGCGCATCAGTCATCGTTTTCCTCCTGTTCCTCGCGCATGGCCCGATCTTCACGGGTCACCCAGTGCCACGCGTTCAGGCAACCCACTGCCAGACCCAGCACCAGCAACATCAACGTCCAGGAATGACTCCCCTGATACCGGCTGTCCAGCCAGATGCCCAGCATTGCGCCCAGCAATGTCGGAATCGCCACCGACCAGCCGATCAGTCCCATCATGCCCAGGCCGAACCAGACGGTGCGGTTGACATGCCGCTGGGCGCGCAGTTTGCGGGCCGCCTTGACGCCCACCTCTTCACTGAAGGCCGGTTTGGTGTCGTT contains:
- a CDS encoding F0F1 ATP synthase subunit, whose product is MSDEPGKNDTKPAFSEEVGVKAARKLRAQRHVNRTVWFGLGMMGLIGWSVAIPTLLGAMLGIWLDSRYQGSHSWTLMLLVLGLAVGCLNAWHWVTREDRAMREEQEENDD